One window of Eisenibacter elegans DSM 3317 genomic DNA carries:
- a CDS encoding nuclear transport factor 2 family protein codes for MNKTLLLVLLSLSCSLGLLQAQHQASTEERRAIQELIDQLFEAMHSRDTAALKTVFYPSALMQSINAEATLSPIQNYEAFVNNIAAVPKSTKIEERLMGYSIWVDGSMATAWTPYEFYVNDTFSHCGVNAFQLLHTAQGWKIIYIVDTRRPKDCSQ; via the coding sequence ATGAATAAAACCCTGCTACTTGTTTTATTGAGCCTAAGCTGTAGTCTAGGCTTGCTTCAAGCCCAACATCAAGCCTCGACTGAGGAACGCCGCGCCATCCAAGAACTAATCGACCAGCTCTTTGAGGCAATGCACAGCCGTGATACAGCTGCCCTAAAAACAGTATTCTACCCATCGGCCCTAATGCAGAGCATCAATGCCGAAGCCACACTCAGCCCAATACAAAACTATGAGGCTTTTGTAAACAATATCGCCGCTGTTCCCAAAAGTACCAAAATAGAAGAACGCCTGATGGGCTACAGTATTTGGGTAGATGGCTCCATGGCGACTGCTTGGACTCCCTACGAGTTTTATGTCAATGATACTTTTTCGCACTGTGGAGTCAATGCATTTCAACTCCTACACACAGCCCAGGGCTGGAAAATTATTTATATCGTAGACACACGCCGCCCGAAAGATTGTTCTCAATAA
- a CDS encoding SiaB family protein kinase, translating into MDSIYTYYQHLKQARMIVSYTGAVDGELIDLLIQLSEHRLSNTAIKKSTRKKVINILVESLQNIYHYTQAYQTLPEVYDSPFVVLQEADDEIWLHVGNYVDQDRAIFLAAKLAEIEVMSTDELQAYYVNRLASLSPPPDGEGGAGLGLIEIARKSAKRMHFALENTDSEYKCFTQSIAIQL; encoded by the coding sequence ATGGATAGCATCTATACATATTACCAACACTTGAAGCAAGCGCGTATGATTGTGTCTTATACTGGCGCTGTCGATGGTGAGCTGATTGATTTGCTAATCCAACTAAGCGAGCATAGGCTCAGTAACACCGCCATCAAAAAATCGACCCGCAAAAAGGTAATCAATATCCTGGTCGAAAGTTTGCAAAATATCTATCACTACACCCAAGCCTATCAAACGCTACCCGAAGTGTATGATTCGCCCTTTGTAGTGTTACAAGAGGCCGATGACGAGATTTGGCTACACGTAGGCAATTATGTAGACCAAGACAGGGCGATCTTTCTGGCTGCTAAGCTCGCCGAGATAGAGGTAATGAGCACCGATGAGCTTCAGGCGTATTATGTCAACCGCTTGGCTTCGCTCAGCCCCCCACCCGACGGAGAGGGAGGCGCAGGTCTAGGCCTGATAGAAATAGCCCGCAAATCGGCCAAAAGAATGCACTTCGCCCTCGAAAATACAGATAGCGAATATAAGTGTTTTACCCAATCTATCGCCATACAATTGTAG